A region of the Oceanihabitans sp. IOP_32 genome:
TCTTAAACGCTACGGGAGTAAAAAATGGGGTAGCCTATTGGCTTTGGGCATAATAGGCGCTATATTCTCTTTCATTCTTATTTTAAACCCTGTTTTTACTGGTATGAGCATTGTAGTTCTCGTGGCACTAAGCTTCCTGTTTGCTGGGCTATTTAGTATTTCGTTGTCTTTACAACTACGAAAAATCCACAAATCATCTAAATCCATTTCTTCAGAATTAAAAAAACGTTACGACGATATTATGGAAGAAATTCTTGATGAATTAGACGATTAAATCCCATGTATAAAGCCAACCTGAAATGAAAAAATCAATAGTCATGCTATGTGTTTTAACTGCTGTTTTTAGTTGTAGAGACAATAAAAATCAAGCTGAAGATAATACAACCACCGAAACTACGCAGTTATTCTTTAATGGCGATATTATCACCATGGATTCTGAAAAACCAGAATATGCTGAAGCTTTAGTTGAAAAAAACGGTAACATCGTTTTTGTAGGACGTAAAACCCAAGCCGAAGCCAAACATAGCGATGCCAAAAAAATTAACCTTAACGGAAAAACCTTACTACCGGGTTTTATAGATCCTCACAGCCACTTTGCTATGGTGTCGAACACCATGGGTCAAGTCAATTTAAACTCAGAACCTGTTGGAACAATTACTAATATTAACGATATTTTAGAACGTTTAAAACAATATAAAGAAGAAGAAAACATTCCAGATGGCGAATGGATTTTTGGTTGGGGATATGATGATGGTCAATTGGCCGAGAAACGCCATCCTACAAAAAACGACATTGATAAAATATTACCAAACAATCCAGTTTATCTGCAGCATACCAGCGGGCACATGGGCGTTGCCAATGCATTAGCACTCGAATTCTTTGAAGTTTCCAAAGATACTAAGAGTCCAGAAGGTGGTACGATTGATCGTTTTCCTAATTCGGAAGAACCAACGGGTCTAGTTCAAGAAACAGCCATGTATCCCTTTGTAGGTTTTATGCTAGAAAAATTAGCTTCAAAACAAGAAGCATTTTTCGATACGACACAAAATTATTATGCTTCAAATGGTATTACCACAGCACATGATGGTATGACCGATAGAAACACCATACGCTTCTTTCAATCGCAAGCCGATGCTGGAAAATTTAAAATTGATTTGGTGGCATTGGCAGGTTATGCCGAATTGGAATCCAACTTAAAGGATTCCACGCTTCAATTTAAAACCTATAAAAACGGCTTTAAGGTACAAGGCACAAAAATAGTTGCAGATGGGTCTCCACAAGGGAAAACGGCCTATTTCACAAAACCTTATTTAACCGAAGTGCCCGGTTGCTTTAACTATTGTAGAGGTTTACCTAGTTTAACGCAAGAAACCCTAAACAACTTATTTTTAAAAGCCTACAAAGCCAACAATCAATTATTCGTGCACTGTAACGGTGATGCCACCATAGACATGATTTTTAATGCGCACCAAAACGCCAGTAAAGTATTAAATGAGCCACTAAATAAAGACCGAAGAACCATCATTATTCATGCGCAATTCCCAAGACCAGAGCAATTAGAAATGTTTGTAGACTACAAAATGGAACCTTCGTTTTTTACCAACCATGCCTATTTTTGGGGTGACGTGCATTTGGAGAATTTAGGTAAAGAAAGGGCAGAGTTTTTAAGTCCTCTGGTAAGTGCCACACGCTTAGGCTTAAAACCTACCAACCATTCTGATGCTACGGTAACCCCAATCGATCCTATTTTTACACTATGGACTGCTGTAAATCGAGTGTCACGATCGGGTGTAATTATTGGAGCAGACGAAAGAGCCACACCTTATCAAGCCCTTCAAGCCATTACTGTAAATGCGGCTTACGAATTATTTGACGAGCATTTAAAAGGCACTTTAAGCGTGGGCAAGCTAGCAGATTTTGTGATATTGGATAAAAACCCTCTAAAAGTAGAACCCATGACAATTAAAGATATTCAGGTTTTAGAAACTTTTAAAGAAGGAAAAAGCGTATTCAAACAATAGTGTTTTAACGAGATAAGCATGAACATATCAAATTTATTTAACCTAAAAGGAAAGACTGCTATTGTAACCGGTGGCGCAAACGGCATAGGAAAGGCAACCGCTATAATTCTAGCACAACACGGTGCAAACATAGCTATTGGAGATTTTAATATAGAAGATGCAAAAGTAACCGCACAAGACATTGAGGCTTTAGGAGTAAAAGTGATTGCTGTAGCTTGTAATGTATTAAAAGATGAAGATTTAGTTAATTTGGTTGACACCACAGTTAAAGAATTAGGCGGTGTCCATATTTTAATCAATAACGCTGGTGGCGGTGGTGGCGGTAGAGAAAATCCTTTTAAAATTTCGATAGATGATATTAAACGCGATTACGAATTGAACGTATTTAGCGGTTGGCGATTATGCCAATTAGTCGTACCACACATGAAAAAAGCTGGCTATGGCTCTATTGTGTTTACTACATCGATATCTAGTATAAACAAAAGCCCTAATATGAGTGGTTACGCGGGGTCTAAGGCAGCTGTAAACCACACAGTAGCCAATTTGGCTCACGATTTTGGCCCCGAAGTACGCATTAATGCTGTTGGCCCAGGAGCCACACGAACAGCATCACTTGAAAGTGTCTTAACTCCTGAAATAGAGGAAACCATGTTAAAGCACACACCAATTAAACGCTTAGGTAAAGCTGAAGATATAGCAGGCGCTATGCTCTATTTTGCATCCCCAATTTCTGAGTGGGTTAGTGGACAAACTATTTTTGTAAATGGTGGCGGAGAACAAACCTTAGAATAAATTGAAAAAAAAGTTTCAATTACACATCAAAAAACAAACCTGTTAAGTCCTTTGAGTCAAGTTCATGACTTAATAGGTTTGTTTTTATAAACGGTATCACTTAAAAATGCACTAAATAATATTAGAACACCCCAATAAATACGTACTCTAACAAAAAAATAAATTATGTCTTTTTATTCGTATTCAGGTCTTTAATTAAGTTAGATACCACATATAAAATCATAAGGGTGGCAACGCCAATACTAGTCCACATAAACCAAGACTGCTGCCAAAAAGAAGGACTTTTTAAGGTTTCTTGCTCTGGCTGCTTGTAAACTATTTCAGTAATTTTCGCAATGGGGAGCTCGCTTTTTGATGCGGTTGTAACCTCATAAAGATCATAGTTAGGGAAATTTAAATTTGTATTTCCTGCCGTTACTTTATAGAGCTCATTTTTCTTTAGAGCGGCAATTAAATAAACTGGTTTTTGCATAAAATCGATGCGCTTAATATCCAGTTTTGGGTTATCCTTATTATCAATTTCTAAATAGAGCTCCTGTTCGTAAACGCTGGGAATATCAAAAATGAGAGCCCCATCAGAACGTATAGAAAACCGGGCTAATGTATGGCGGTAGGTTTCCATCTTACGTTTTACTTCGCGCTGCTTCAAGGTATATAAAACAGCATTTCTATTGTAAAGACTGGGAGCGTCGATATCAATTTTAATCTGGTTAACAACCTCCTTTCGCTTAAAACGAATATGCATTTGGGTTGTCTTGTCTTTTTCTAAAAACTCAAGACCTTCAACTGGAATATTCTCCATCATTACCGGCACAGTACTTATTGTTTGGGTATGTGCAGTTCCTATCTTTAAAAGGTTAATAGGTAACGAATATCTGTCATCGAATACAATTTTTATGAATTGATAAGAGCATAACGGAAAGGAAATGTCTTTATAAACACTGGTTTGCGACGAATGGTTTAATTGATTTAATTGCCCATTATTAACAATGCCAAACCAGTTTTTTTGATTGTGACTACCTTCCAAACGATAATTTTTACTGCCTTGGTAATTTGCAACTAACAACACCACGCTTTCTATGGTTTTAAGCGGATTTTTAA
Encoded here:
- a CDS encoding SDR family oxidoreductase — encoded protein: MNISNLFNLKGKTAIVTGGANGIGKATAIILAQHGANIAIGDFNIEDAKVTAQDIEALGVKVIAVACNVLKDEDLVNLVDTTVKELGGVHILINNAGGGGGGRENPFKISIDDIKRDYELNVFSGWRLCQLVVPHMKKAGYGSIVFTTSISSINKSPNMSGYAGSKAAVNHTVANLAHDFGPEVRINAVGPGATRTASLESVLTPEIEETMLKHTPIKRLGKAEDIAGAMLYFASPISEWVSGQTIFVNGGGEQTLE
- a CDS encoding DUF3999 family protein yields the protein MIKPIKLFIFLFGGLLFAQSTMVTGRIAPVETDGLHRIQIPQNMRSYASRDLRDLRIKDAKGHEVPYFIQPGADYTSTQISDFEEFVIVSKTREADTSSTYVFKNPLKTIESVVLLVANYQGSKNYRLEGSHNQKNWFGIVNNGQLNQLNHSSQTSVYKDISFPLCSYQFIKIVFDDRYSLPINLLKIGTAHTQTISTVPVMMENIPVEGLEFLEKDKTTQMHIRFKRKEVVNQIKIDIDAPSLYNRNAVLYTLKQREVKRKMETYRHTLARFSIRSDGALIFDIPSVYEQELYLEIDNKDNPKLDIKRIDFMQKPVYLIAALKKNELYKVTAGNTNLNFPNYDLYEVTTASKSELPIAKITEIVYKQPEQETLKSPSFWQQSWFMWTSIGVATLMILYVVSNLIKDLNTNKKT
- a CDS encoding amidohydrolase — translated: MKKSIVMLCVLTAVFSCRDNKNQAEDNTTTETTQLFFNGDIITMDSEKPEYAEALVEKNGNIVFVGRKTQAEAKHSDAKKINLNGKTLLPGFIDPHSHFAMVSNTMGQVNLNSEPVGTITNINDILERLKQYKEEENIPDGEWIFGWGYDDGQLAEKRHPTKNDIDKILPNNPVYLQHTSGHMGVANALALEFFEVSKDTKSPEGGTIDRFPNSEEPTGLVQETAMYPFVGFMLEKLASKQEAFFDTTQNYYASNGITTAHDGMTDRNTIRFFQSQADAGKFKIDLVALAGYAELESNLKDSTLQFKTYKNGFKVQGTKIVADGSPQGKTAYFTKPYLTEVPGCFNYCRGLPSLTQETLNNLFLKAYKANNQLFVHCNGDATIDMIFNAHQNASKVLNEPLNKDRRTIIIHAQFPRPEQLEMFVDYKMEPSFFTNHAYFWGDVHLENLGKERAEFLSPLVSATRLGLKPTNHSDATVTPIDPIFTLWTAVNRVSRSGVIIGADERATPYQALQAITVNAAYELFDEHLKGTLSVGKLADFVILDKNPLKVEPMTIKDIQVLETFKEGKSVFKQ